In a genomic window of Lentisphaerota bacterium:
- a CDS encoding glycosyltransferase family 4 protein has product MKAESRKLKPHAILWLHQYFSTPKGWGAVRTHALGRRLVQAGHAVDVVCGGGYDGSLKRTGYRPVAVDGMRVFVSGTAYRPHMGFARRIVSFLSFLVFALAFVVRRGRRYDVIIASSGPLTLALPALAGHGLYRKPFVFEVIDVWPDSAIAAGVLRNPALKWISFKLEALAYRHAAAVVTCSTGMTERVKRKLEHQGSVRPALLTIPNGCDLEQFVPDEARRRAMRQRLGVGEGDLVAIYAGAMGVSNAVGDLADAVARTAADGKVVWWFAGDGPEAETLRRVVRAGRGRWFGPLPREELVGLYLAADVNVVTFRSEPLFYENSPNKFFDGIAAGLPAVFNRTTWLEPWLAEYDCGLICGTETPGAWMAEALRDLAADGLRLQRMKRGARRLAEEVFNREEQAKRYLEVLESCLIRS; this is encoded by the coding sequence TTGAAAGCGGAAAGCAGAAAACTGAAGCCACACGCCATACTCTGGCTCCATCAGTATTTCTCCACGCCGAAGGGGTGGGGTGCGGTGCGGACGCACGCCCTGGGGCGGCGCCTGGTTCAGGCGGGGCACGCGGTGGACGTGGTGTGCGGCGGCGGGTATGACGGGTCGTTGAAGCGGACCGGCTATAGGCCTGTGGCGGTGGACGGGATGCGGGTGTTCGTGAGCGGCACGGCGTATCGTCCGCACATGGGGTTCGCGCGGCGGATCGTGTCGTTCCTGAGCTTCCTGGTCTTTGCACTGGCGTTTGTCGTGCGGCGGGGGCGGCGGTATGATGTGATCATCGCCTCGAGCGGTCCGCTGACGCTGGCGCTGCCCGCGCTGGCGGGTCACGGGCTGTATCGGAAGCCCTTCGTCTTCGAGGTGATTGATGTCTGGCCCGACTCGGCGATCGCGGCGGGGGTGTTGCGCAACCCGGCGCTGAAGTGGATCAGCTTCAAGCTGGAGGCGCTGGCGTATCGCCATGCGGCGGCGGTCGTGACCTGTTCGACGGGGATGACGGAGCGGGTGAAAAGAAAATTGGAACATCAGGGATCTGTGCGCCCCGCGCTGCTGACGATCCCCAATGGCTGCGACCTGGAGCAGTTCGTTCCGGACGAGGCGCGCAGGCGCGCGATGCGGCAGCGTCTGGGCGTGGGGGAGGGGGATCTGGTCGCGATTTATGCGGGTGCGATGGGGGTGAGCAACGCGGTGGGCGATCTGGCCGATGCGGTCGCGAGGACAGCGGCGGACGGAAAGGTCGTCTGGTGGTTTGCGGGCGACGGGCCGGAGGCGGAGACGCTCAGGCGCGTGGTCCGCGCCGGGCGGGGGAGATGGTTCGGGCCATTGCCCCGGGAGGAGCTGGTTGGGTTGTATCTGGCGGCGGATGTGAATGTGGTGACGTTCCGGAGCGAACCGCTGTTTTATGAAAACTCCCCGAACAAGTTCTTTGATGGGATCGCGGCGGGCTTGCCGGCGGTCTTCAATCGGACGACGTGGCTGGAGCCGTGGCTGGCGGAATACGACTGCGGCCTGATTTGCGGCACCGAGACGCCGGGGGCGTGGATGGCCGAGGCCTTACGGGATCTGGCTGCGGACGGACTGCGGCTGCAGCGGATGAAGCGCGGGGCGCGGAGGCTGGCGGAAGAGGTCTTCAACCGCGAGGAGCAGGCGAAGCGGTATCTGGAGGTGCTGGAGAGCTGCCTCATTCGCTCTTGA
- a CDS encoding putative toxin-antitoxin system toxin component, PIN family has translation MKAVVDTNVLVSGIINMQHAPGRIVDRIRAKVLKLVVDDRILAEYQSVLLGKRLRKWVAEEDARDLIAFLSLDADRIAPTVHVEGLPDPGDVPFLEVALTANVPLVTGNLKHFPWRLCHGHSIVSPADFIREI, from the coding sequence ATGAAAGCCGTGGTTGACACCAATGTCCTGGTCTCCGGTATCATCAACATGCAACATGCGCCCGGACGCATTGTGGACAGAATACGCGCCAAGGTTCTGAAATTGGTTGTGGATGACCGTATTCTGGCCGAGTACCAGTCGGTTCTCCTGGGCAAACGATTGCGCAAATGGGTCGCCGAAGAGGATGCGCGCGATCTCATCGCGTTTCTTTCTCTCGATGCGGATCGCATCGCACCCACCGTGCATGTGGAGGGGCTGCCTGATCCAGGCGATGTCCCTTTTTTGGAAGTGGCCCTGACGGCCAATGTGCCCCTGGTGACGGGCAACCTCAAACATTTTCCGTGGCGTCTCTGTCACGGGCACAGCATCGTCTCGCCAGCCGATTTCATACGCGAAATCTAG
- a CDS encoding sugar transferase: MYHGVKRILDVVLSALALLMLAPLLIPVCIGLLLTGEHYVFYLQERIGRHNRKFGIWKFATMLKNSPNLAGGLHTTRRDPRLMPLGHFLRQTKINELPQLINILLGDMSIVGPRPLVDKTFDPYPEHVKRVIYNVRPGLTGIGSIVFRDEERLLSESGMSADAFYATHIAPAKGELELWYQRHLSLRTDCLIIFLTAWVIVFPTSRLLRRVFRDLPKIEVPGL; this comes from the coding sequence ATGTATCACGGTGTCAAACGAATTTTGGACGTTGTCTTGTCGGCGCTGGCGCTGCTGATGCTGGCGCCGCTGCTGATTCCGGTCTGTATCGGACTGCTGCTCACCGGCGAGCACTATGTGTTCTACCTTCAGGAGCGGATCGGACGGCACAACCGGAAATTCGGCATCTGGAAATTTGCGACGATGCTGAAGAATAGTCCGAATCTGGCCGGGGGATTGCATACGACGCGGCGCGATCCGCGTCTGATGCCGCTGGGGCACTTTCTGCGGCAGACCAAGATCAACGAGCTGCCCCAGTTGATCAACATCCTGTTGGGCGACATGTCCATCGTCGGTCCGCGGCCGCTGGTGGACAAGACCTTTGACCCCTATCCCGAGCACGTCAAGCGGGTGATCTACAACGTGCGGCCGGGTCTGACGGGGATCGGCTCGATCGTCTTTCGCGACGAGGAGCGGCTCCTCTCCGAGTCGGGGATGTCGGCGGACGCGTTTTACGCGACGCACATCGCGCCGGCCAAGGGCGAACTGGAACTGTGGTACCAGCGGCACCTGTCGCTGCGGACCGACTGTCTGATCATCTTCCTCACCGCCTGGGTGATCGTGTTTCCCACGAGCCGGCTGCTGCGCCGGGTGTTCCGCGATCTGCCGAAGATCGAGGTGCCGGGATTGTGA
- a CDS encoding ATP-binding protein, with the protein MISRTLSSIAFSGDWGRQMRFISGPRQCGKTTLARAQLRSTGCAALYYLWDLRSVRQRYKADELFFTADFPMSVSEPWVCLDEIHKMPQWKNILKGLFDSVSDQCRLMVTGSAKLNILRRAGDSLAGRYFTFHLLPVTLAEFTGNPATPAVCPDSAEEYVGQRMDSKPANLEALEQLLQFSGFPEPLLNARAPFHRKWAGDYIDTVIREDIGSLTRIIDREHLHDLYHLLPEMVGSPLSVASLAGHLQVSPVTVKNYLRRLDDFYLTFSLRPYSRNIKRSLLKAPKFYLHDWTRIADAALRFENFVACELLARRRLWADKTGRKFDLFYVRNKQKEETDFLITRDNVPWLLVEVKLSDQPVEKHHLATATALGNIPVIQVCRQPDVARVQRERVFCLSAQRLFA; encoded by the coding sequence ATGATTTCACGCACACTTAGTTCGATCGCTTTTTCGGGGGACTGGGGCCGCCAGATGCGGTTTATCAGCGGACCCCGGCAATGCGGCAAAACGACCTTGGCACGGGCGCAATTGCGGTCAACGGGTTGTGCGGCGCTCTACTATCTGTGGGATCTTCGGAGTGTGCGACAGCGGTACAAGGCAGATGAGCTGTTCTTCACGGCTGATTTTCCGATGTCTGTCTCTGAGCCTTGGGTCTGCTTGGACGAGATCCACAAGATGCCGCAATGGAAGAATATTCTCAAAGGGCTTTTTGACAGTGTCTCCGATCAGTGTCGATTGATGGTCACAGGGTCGGCCAAATTGAATATTCTGCGGCGCGCGGGTGATAGTCTTGCCGGGCGATATTTTACTTTTCACCTTTTGCCGGTCACGTTGGCCGAATTTACAGGGAATCCAGCGACACCGGCCGTATGCCCGGATTCAGCCGAGGAATATGTCGGTCAGCGGATGGATTCCAAGCCAGCTAACCTGGAGGCTTTGGAGCAGTTGCTTCAGTTTAGCGGCTTTCCAGAACCGCTCTTGAATGCTCGCGCGCCTTTTCATCGCAAATGGGCGGGTGATTACATCGATACCGTCATTCGCGAGGATATTGGGTCGCTGACCCGGATCATTGACCGGGAACATCTGCACGATCTTTATCACCTGCTACCCGAAATGGTTGGAAGTCCGCTGTCCGTTGCCTCGCTGGCCGGCCACCTGCAGGTCAGTCCCGTGACGGTGAAAAACTATCTGCGACGGTTGGATGATTTTTATCTGACCTTCTCCTTGCGTCCCTATTCGCGCAACATCAAGCGCTCGTTGCTCAAAGCGCCAAAATTCTACCTGCATGACTGGACAAGGATTGCCGATGCGGCGCTTCGTTTTGAGAACTTTGTGGCCTGTGAGTTGCTGGCCCGTCGGCGATTGTGGGCCGATAAAACAGGCCGAAAGTTCGATCTGTTTTATGTACGGAACAAGCAAAAGGAGGAGACGGATTTTTTAATCACACGCGATAACGTTCCCTGGTTGCTGGTAGAGGTTAAATTATCGGACCAACCGGTTGAGAAGCATCATCTGGCAACGGCAACGGCACTTGGCAATATACCCGTGATTCAGGTTTGCCGTCAGCCCGATGTCGCGCGGGTGCAGCGAGAGCGGGTGTTTTGCCTCTCGGCGCAGCGACTTTTTGCGTGA